In Tessaracoccus flavus, the following are encoded in one genomic region:
- the nuoL gene encoding NADH-quinone oxidoreductase subunit L yields the protein MVWLLIAVPLASAAFLLLAGRATDAWGHYLGTFAPIVSFVLGLLLFLQMLGAAEESRPINVQLYEWIATGDWSINIGLLVDPLSILFVLLITGVGSLIHVYSIGYMAHDERRRRFFAYLNLFIAAMLTLVLADNYLVLFLGWEGVGLASYLLISFWAHRPSASAAGNKAFIVNRVGDLGLSMAIFSMLAMFGSVRFEDVNAGAADLTPLWATLIGFLLLVGACGKSAQVPLQSWLLDAMEGPTPVSALIHAATMVTAGVYLVVRSNAIYAQTEVATTAVAIVGTVTLLFGAWIGTSKDDIKKVLAGSTMSQIGYMMLAAGLGPVGASFAIFHLLTHGFFKANMFLGAGSVMHGMNDDVNMRHYGALAKSMKITFFTFAMGYLAIIGFPFTSGFYSKDHIIEAAFHENTIIGVLALIGAGVTAYYMTRLMMMTFFGEKRWADDVHPHESPLVMTVPLIVLAVLSIVAGLAMNGWIQDWLASSTGQEPHNTPLINFTTIGLITLAVVAVGVALGWFLHKGRIPRDEPATRNPLVLAGRNDLYGDAFNEHAIIRPAKGLAAGLTAFDRGAVDGAAMGSASMALGLGEWLRRAQNGYVRSYGLTLAVGVLILAAVVIVGQLG from the coding sequence ATGGTCTGGCTGCTCATCGCAGTGCCACTCGCGTCCGCGGCGTTCCTGCTGCTCGCGGGCCGCGCCACCGATGCCTGGGGCCACTACCTCGGCACCTTCGCCCCGATCGTGAGCTTCGTGCTCGGTCTTCTCCTGTTCCTCCAAATGCTGGGTGCCGCCGAAGAGTCCCGGCCCATCAACGTGCAGCTGTACGAGTGGATCGCCACCGGCGACTGGTCGATCAACATCGGGCTGCTCGTCGACCCGCTGTCGATCCTCTTCGTGCTGCTCATCACCGGAGTGGGCTCGCTCATCCACGTGTACTCGATCGGCTACATGGCGCACGACGAGCGCCGTCGCCGGTTCTTCGCCTACCTCAACCTCTTCATCGCCGCGATGCTGACGCTGGTGCTGGCGGACAACTACCTGGTGCTCTTCCTCGGCTGGGAAGGCGTTGGCCTGGCCTCGTACCTGCTGATCAGCTTCTGGGCCCACCGCCCGTCCGCATCCGCGGCCGGCAACAAGGCGTTCATCGTCAACCGCGTCGGTGACCTCGGGCTCAGCATGGCCATCTTCTCGATGCTCGCCATGTTCGGCAGCGTCCGCTTCGAGGACGTCAACGCCGGAGCCGCAGACCTCACGCCCCTGTGGGCGACGCTCATCGGATTCCTCCTGCTCGTCGGCGCGTGCGGCAAGTCCGCCCAGGTGCCGCTGCAGTCCTGGCTGCTCGACGCGATGGAGGGCCCCACCCCGGTGTCGGCCCTCATCCACGCCGCGACGATGGTCACCGCCGGCGTCTACCTCGTCGTCCGCTCCAACGCCATCTACGCCCAGACGGAGGTCGCCACGACGGCTGTGGCCATCGTCGGTACCGTGACGCTGCTCTTCGGTGCCTGGATCGGTACGTCGAAGGACGACATCAAGAAGGTGCTGGCAGGATCGACGATGTCGCAGATCGGCTACATGATGCTGGCCGCCGGGCTGGGTCCGGTGGGCGCGTCGTTCGCGATCTTCCACCTGCTGACCCACGGCTTCTTCAAGGCCAACATGTTCCTCGGCGCCGGATCCGTCATGCACGGGATGAACGACGACGTCAACATGCGCCACTACGGAGCCCTGGCGAAGTCGATGAAGATCACCTTCTTCACCTTCGCCATGGGCTACCTGGCGATCATCGGCTTCCCGTTCACGTCCGGCTTCTACTCGAAGGACCACATCATCGAGGCCGCCTTCCACGAGAACACGATCATCGGCGTGCTGGCACTCATCGGCGCCGGCGTTACCGCGTACTACATGACGCGACTGATGATGATGACGTTCTTCGGCGAGAAGCGCTGGGCCGACGACGTGCATCCGCACGAGTCGCCGCTCGTGATGACGGTCCCGCTCATCGTGCTGGCCGTGTTGTCCATCGTCGCGGGCCTCGCGATGAACGGCTGGATCCAGGACTGGCTGGCCAGCTCCACCGGTCAGGAGCCGCACAACACGCCACTGATCAACTTCACCACGATCGGGCTCATCACGCTCGCCGTCGTGGCGGTGGGCGTGGCCCTGGGCTGGTTCCTGCACAAGGGCCGCATCCCGCGCGACGAGCCGGCCACCCGCAACCCGCTGGTCCTCGCCGGACGCAACGACCTCTACGGCGACGCGTTCAACGAGCACGCCATCATCCGCCCCGCCAAGGGGCTGGCCGCAGGGCTGACCGCGTTCGACCGCGGCGCCGTCGACGGTGCCGCCATGGGCAGCGCGTCGATGGCACTGGGCCTGGGGGAGTGGCTGCGTCGCGCGCAGAACGGGTACGTGCGCAGCTACGGCCTCACGCTTGCTGTCGGCGTCCTCATCCTGGCCGCCGTCGTCATCGTCGGACAGCTGGGCTAA
- the nuoH gene encoding NADH-quinone oxidoreductase subunit NuoH: MDIFFQDPWWLILIKVVALFVILLVWTIFNVWYERRLVGKMQHRLGPIMNGPFGLGQALADGAKLLAKEDFRPKNADKWIFNLAPILTGVAAFTAWTVIPFGGEVTIAGYTTRLQVADLPVATIFILAVASIGIYGIVLAGWAGNSTYSFLGSIRSTAQMISYEISMGLSIVAVLLMAGTMSTNGIVQRQAETLPLGIPFTDIQFDLGITGWYALLLFPSFIIYAISMVGETNRAPFDLPECESELVSGYLTEYSGFRYAMFFLAEYINMATVSAVCTTLFLGGYLPPWPLNLIPFLNNAWLGPIWFIIKVQLLISVFVWLRGTLPRLRYDQFMNLGWKVLIEVSLVWIVIVAVVARTSFRNSTILLGVGLMAALYWFFFIHRKNRAIEKPLEREFAMDDVFDPFAGGYPIPPRPGQTLPEFASVVTGAEPQVDTDTSDTTTEGKEF, translated from the coding sequence ATGGACATCTTCTTCCAGGACCCCTGGTGGCTGATCCTCATCAAGGTGGTGGCGCTCTTCGTCATCCTGCTGGTGTGGACCATCTTCAACGTGTGGTACGAGCGGCGGCTGGTCGGCAAGATGCAGCACCGCCTCGGCCCGATCATGAACGGTCCGTTCGGCCTCGGGCAGGCCCTCGCCGACGGCGCCAAGCTGCTGGCCAAGGAGGACTTCCGGCCGAAGAACGCCGACAAGTGGATCTTCAACCTCGCGCCGATCCTCACCGGCGTCGCCGCCTTCACCGCCTGGACGGTGATCCCGTTCGGTGGGGAGGTGACCATCGCCGGGTACACCACGCGGCTGCAGGTCGCCGATCTGCCGGTGGCCACGATCTTCATCCTGGCTGTTGCGTCGATCGGCATCTACGGCATCGTGCTGGCAGGCTGGGCGGGCAACTCCACCTACTCCTTCCTCGGCTCGATCCGCTCCACCGCCCAGATGATCTCCTACGAGATCTCCATGGGGCTGAGCATCGTCGCTGTCCTGCTCATGGCGGGCACGATGTCCACCAACGGCATCGTGCAGCGACAGGCGGAGACTCTCCCGCTGGGCATCCCCTTCACCGACATCCAGTTCGATCTGGGCATCACCGGCTGGTACGCACTGCTGCTGTTCCCGTCGTTCATCATCTACGCCATCTCGATGGTCGGTGAGACGAACCGTGCGCCGTTCGACCTGCCCGAGTGTGAGTCGGAGCTCGTCTCGGGCTACCTGACGGAGTACTCGGGCTTCCGCTACGCCATGTTCTTCCTCGCTGAATACATCAACATGGCCACGGTCTCCGCGGTGTGCACCACGCTCTTCCTCGGCGGCTACCTGCCGCCGTGGCCGCTCAACCTCATCCCGTTCCTCAACAACGCCTGGCTCGGGCCGATCTGGTTCATCATCAAGGTCCAGCTGCTCATCTCTGTGTTCGTCTGGCTGCGCGGCACCCTGCCGCGTCTGCGCTACGACCAGTTCATGAACCTCGGCTGGAAGGTGCTGATCGAGGTCTCGCTCGTGTGGATCGTGATCGTCGCCGTCGTGGCGCGCACGTCGTTCAGGAACTCGACGATCCTCCTGGGCGTCGGGCTCATGGCAGCCCTCTACTGGTTCTTCTTCATCCACCGCAAGAACCGCGCCATTGAGAAGCCTCTCGAGCGGGAGTTCGCCATGGACGACGTCTTCGATCCGTTCGCGGGCGGCTATCCCATTCCGCCCCGTCCGGGACAGACGCTGCCCGAGTTCGCCTCAGTGGTGACCGGCGCTGAACCGCAGGTCGACACCGACACCAGCGATACGACCACCGAAGGGAAGGAGTTCTGA
- the nuoN gene encoding NADH-quinone oxidoreductase subunit NuoN, with amino-acid sequence MIALLETLPQLPLPELEWMLLSPLLVLFAAACLGVLLEAVVPRDYRYIVQSGVAFIAVIAALGLTIINWIEGQQQLVAMDLLAIDGPAYVFWTLLLIAGLGGVALFAERGLGGGQSAFASSAATVPGSPLEREADRMRREHTEIFPLLLFALFGMMIFASANDLLTLFVALEIFSLPLYLMTGMARRRRLLSQEAALKYFLLGSLASAIMLYGIAMLYGFAGGFALADIDQAVVSQTASSHSWLLLIGMLLLSVGLLFKIGAVPFHAWTPDAYMGAPSPVTGFMAVATKTAAVAALLRVFYVALAGLAWDWQLLFAVVAVLTMLLGVTVALAQNDLKRLLAYSSIAHAGFILVAVVGAVAAGENVYVSSVGSIGFYLLTYGLATLGAFAIVMMVRRSGGEANGIDAWRGLGRRNPIVAALMTLFMLSFAGIPLTAGFIGKLTVFAAAWAGGYGWLVLVAVVMSVIAAFFYLKVVVAMWFQDADDATVGTVETPSLWTWSVLVVTGVATLVLGLIPGGVLQLIADAAQFIR; translated from the coding sequence ATGATCGCGCTCCTGGAGACTCTTCCCCAGCTCCCCCTCCCCGAGCTGGAGTGGATGCTGCTGTCGCCACTGCTGGTCCTCTTCGCGGCGGCCTGCCTGGGCGTGCTGCTCGAGGCCGTGGTGCCCCGGGACTACCGCTACATCGTCCAGTCGGGCGTGGCCTTCATCGCGGTCATCGCCGCTCTGGGCCTCACCATCATCAACTGGATCGAGGGCCAGCAGCAGCTGGTCGCGATGGATCTGCTGGCCATCGACGGCCCCGCCTACGTCTTCTGGACCCTGCTGCTCATCGCAGGGCTCGGCGGAGTCGCGCTCTTCGCGGAGCGAGGACTCGGAGGGGGACAGTCGGCCTTCGCCTCGTCGGCGGCCACCGTGCCCGGATCGCCGCTGGAACGTGAAGCCGATCGGATGCGCCGCGAGCACACCGAGATCTTCCCGCTGCTGCTCTTTGCGCTGTTCGGGATGATGATCTTCGCCTCGGCCAACGACCTCCTGACGCTCTTCGTCGCGCTGGAGATCTTCTCCCTCCCGCTCTACCTCATGACCGGCATGGCGCGACGTCGCCGCCTTCTCAGCCAGGAAGCGGCCCTCAAGTACTTCCTGCTGGGCTCGCTCGCGTCGGCCATCATGCTGTACGGCATCGCGATGCTCTACGGGTTCGCCGGGGGCTTCGCGCTGGCCGACATCGACCAGGCGGTCGTCTCCCAGACGGCCTCCTCGCACTCGTGGCTGCTGCTCATCGGCATGCTGCTGCTGTCGGTCGGTCTGCTCTTCAAGATCGGTGCGGTGCCCTTCCACGCCTGGACCCCGGACGCCTACATGGGCGCCCCGTCCCCGGTCACGGGATTCATGGCCGTGGCCACGAAGACCGCCGCCGTTGCCGCGCTGCTGCGCGTCTTCTACGTGGCGCTGGCCGGGCTCGCCTGGGACTGGCAGCTGCTGTTCGCCGTCGTCGCCGTCCTCACCATGCTGCTCGGCGTCACCGTCGCCCTGGCGCAGAACGACCTCAAGCGCCTCCTGGCCTACTCATCGATCGCTCACGCCGGGTTCATCCTCGTCGCGGTGGTCGGTGCCGTGGCGGCCGGCGAGAACGTCTACGTGTCCAGCGTCGGCTCGATCGGCTTCTACCTCCTCACCTACGGGCTGGCCACGCTCGGCGCCTTCGCCATCGTCATGATGGTGCGGCGCTCGGGCGGCGAGGCCAACGGGATCGACGCCTGGCGAGGCCTCGGCCGACGTAACCCGATCGTTGCCGCCCTCATGACCCTGTTCATGCTGAGCTTCGCAGGCATCCCGCTCACCGCCGGGTTCATCGGCAAGCTGACCGTCTTCGCGGCGGCCTGGGCCGGCGGATACGGCTGGCTCGTGCTCGTCGCCGTCGTCATGAGCGTCATCGCCGCCTTCTTCTACCTCAAGGTTGTCGTGGCCATGTGGTTCCAGGATGCCGACGACGCGACCGTCGGGACGGTCGAGACGCCGTCCCTGTGGACGTGGTCGGTGCTCGTCGTCACGGGTGTGGCTACGCTGGTCCTCGGCCTGATCCCGGGCGGGGTGCTTCAGCTGATCGCGGATGCAGCCCAGTTCATTCGCTAA
- a CDS encoding NADH-quinone oxidoreductase subunit M — protein sequence MTLPLLTILALVPIVGALVLFFLKGHTARLVGLGIALTTTILGVLAFVLHAGGQVLAEEVPWIPAVGAHYALDLDGMGAILVLMTVIIVPIVLLAEWHVGDQLDARWGTNVFFALALLLQGFALIVFMASDVLLFYLAFEATLIPTYFLIGGFGGPARRAAAIKFLIYSLAGGLVMLVAVAGVYAASAAQGGPSFLIGDLVDLEMSTGMGRWLFAGFFFAFAVKAPLVGLHTWLPDTAEQATPGTSTLLVGILDKIGTFGMIKICLQMFPEASQWATPVILVWAIVSVLYGAFMAFGAKDLLRLVSYTSISHFGFMVFGIFALTSQSLSGSIFYMLNHGLSTAAMFLVVGFLIRRRGSAHIDAFGGVQTVAPVLAGVLLISGLSALALPGMGSFVSEFLVMAGAWQRFPIHTAVITLGMVLAAVYVLRMYLRTMTGPVTEQVATHVTTDVTFREKAVIAPLLVLLVIFGFFPKPLLTVADDAAQRTMAVVGVDDPAPQVKEGNR from the coding sequence ATGACTTTGCCTCTTTTGACCATCCTTGCCCTCGTGCCCATCGTGGGTGCGCTGGTGCTCTTCTTCCTCAAGGGACACACCGCGCGCCTCGTCGGTCTCGGCATCGCGCTGACCACGACCATCCTCGGTGTGCTGGCGTTCGTGCTGCACGCCGGCGGCCAGGTGCTGGCCGAGGAAGTGCCCTGGATCCCGGCCGTCGGGGCCCACTACGCCCTCGACCTCGACGGCATGGGCGCCATCCTCGTGCTCATGACGGTGATCATCGTCCCGATCGTGCTGCTCGCCGAGTGGCACGTCGGTGATCAGCTCGACGCCAGGTGGGGCACCAACGTGTTCTTCGCGCTGGCGCTGCTGCTGCAGGGATTCGCCCTGATCGTCTTCATGGCCTCCGACGTCCTGCTGTTCTACCTCGCCTTCGAGGCGACGCTGATCCCCACCTACTTCCTCATCGGTGGGTTCGGCGGGCCGGCCCGGCGGGCAGCTGCCATCAAGTTCCTCATCTACTCGCTCGCCGGCGGACTGGTGATGCTCGTGGCGGTGGCCGGCGTGTACGCCGCGTCCGCAGCGCAGGGCGGCCCGAGCTTCCTCATCGGCGATCTCGTCGATCTGGAGATGTCCACCGGGATGGGCCGCTGGCTCTTCGCCGGGTTCTTCTTCGCCTTCGCGGTGAAGGCCCCGCTCGTCGGCCTACACACCTGGCTGCCCGACACCGCCGAGCAGGCCACCCCGGGAACGTCGACGCTGCTCGTCGGCATCCTGGACAAGATCGGCACCTTCGGCATGATCAAGATCTGCCTCCAGATGTTCCCCGAGGCGAGCCAGTGGGCAACCCCCGTCATCCTGGTGTGGGCCATCGTCTCAGTGCTCTACGGCGCCTTCATGGCGTTCGGCGCGAAGGACCTGCTGCGCCTGGTGTCCTACACCTCCATCAGCCACTTCGGCTTCATGGTGTTCGGCATCTTCGCGCTCACGTCGCAGTCGCTCAGCGGCTCGATCTTCTACATGCTCAACCACGGCCTCTCGACCGCCGCCATGTTCCTCGTCGTCGGGTTCCTCATCCGCCGTCGCGGCTCGGCGCACATCGACGCCTTCGGTGGCGTGCAGACGGTGGCGCCGGTGCTGGCAGGCGTGCTGCTGATCTCGGGCCTCTCTGCGTTGGCTCTGCCGGGCATGGGCAGCTTCGTCTCGGAGTTCCTCGTCATGGCTGGCGCCTGGCAACGCTTCCCGATCCACACCGCCGTCATCACGCTCGGTATGGTTCTGGCTGCCGTCTACGTGCTGCGGATGTACCTGCGCACGATGACCGGCCCGGTGACCGAGCAGGTCGCCACCCACGTCACGACCGACGTCACCTTCCGGGAGAAGGCGGTCATCGCGCCGCTGCTCGTCCTGTTGGTCATCTTCGGCTTCTTCCCGAAGCCGCTGCTGACGGTGGCCGATGACGCCGCCCAGCGCACGATGGCCGTCGTCGGTGTCGACGATCCCGCCCCCCAGGTCAAGGAAGGCAACCGATGA
- the nuoI gene encoding NADH-quinone oxidoreductase subunit NuoI has protein sequence MGLLDPWAGFGITLNTIFRKTFTQSYPHKKGAEKVTMPRFHGRHQLNRWPDGLEKCVGCELCAWACPADAIYVEGADNTDDNRYSPGERFGHVYQINYLRCIFCGLCIEACPTRALTMTNDFKLSNTTRMKMIYEKEDLLAPLLPGMEQPPHPRRLGDDEQTYFLGLPETGTPDTRTATTSGGAQ, from the coding sequence ATGGGACTGCTCGACCCGTGGGCCGGCTTCGGCATCACCCTCAACACGATCTTCCGTAAGACGTTCACCCAGTCCTACCCGCACAAGAAGGGCGCGGAGAAGGTCACCATGCCGCGCTTCCACGGCCGCCACCAGCTGAACCGCTGGCCGGATGGACTCGAGAAGTGCGTGGGCTGCGAGCTGTGCGCCTGGGCCTGCCCCGCCGACGCGATCTACGTCGAGGGTGCCGACAACACCGACGACAACCGTTACTCGCCCGGCGAGCGCTTCGGCCACGTCTACCAGATCAACTACCTGCGCTGCATCTTCTGCGGTCTGTGCATCGAGGCGTGCCCGACGCGTGCGCTCACGATGACGAACGACTTCAAGCTGTCCAACACCACCCGCATGAAGATGATCTACGAGAAGGAAGATCTCCTGGCGCCGCTGCTGCCCGGGATGGAGCAGCCGCCCCACCCGCGCCGCCTCGGCGACGACGAGCAGACCTACTTCCTGGGCCTGCCGGAGACCGGCACGCCCGACACCCGTACCGCAACGACCTCAGGAGGGGCCCAATGA
- a CDS encoding NADH-quinone oxidoreductase subunit J, translating to MMPLVPLVTAGEVAFWVCAPIAVLCALGFLLSRKPVHSAIFMAGVMISLAVLYAAQDAPFLFVIQIVVYTGAILMLFLFVVMLIGVDSTDSVVETIRGHRVTSALVAVGVGVLLVLAVGQNAVYGEPAGLAAANAEYGGNIQSIAALLFSKYVFLFEATAALMITAAVGAMLLAHGERLKRKRNQIETLTDRVRAYAETGEHPGPLPNSGVFARHNAISTPALLPDGSVAEKSISKTLAMRGVIVDVNELRAPTNAAYAVVEKRTSEIEGDDE from the coding sequence ATGATGCCTCTTGTCCCGCTGGTGACCGCGGGGGAGGTGGCCTTCTGGGTGTGCGCGCCGATCGCGGTGCTGTGCGCGCTCGGCTTCCTCCTGTCGCGCAAGCCGGTCCACTCCGCCATCTTCATGGCGGGCGTGATGATCTCGCTCGCGGTGCTCTACGCCGCGCAGGACGCCCCGTTCCTGTTCGTCATCCAGATCGTGGTCTACACGGGCGCGATCCTGATGCTGTTCCTCTTCGTCGTCATGCTGATCGGCGTGGACTCAACCGACTCTGTGGTCGAGACGATCCGGGGCCACCGAGTCACCTCGGCGCTGGTCGCTGTGGGCGTCGGTGTGCTCCTCGTCCTGGCCGTCGGCCAGAACGCCGTCTACGGCGAGCCGGCCGGACTGGCCGCTGCGAACGCCGAGTACGGCGGCAACATCCAGTCGATCGCGGCGCTGCTCTTCTCGAAGTACGTCTTCCTGTTCGAGGCCACCGCGGCTCTGATGATCACCGCCGCGGTCGGCGCCATGCTGCTCGCACACGGCGAGCGACTGAAGCGCAAGCGCAACCAGATCGAGACCCTGACCGATCGTGTCCGCGCGTACGCGGAGACCGGCGAGCACCCCGGCCCGCTGCCCAACTCGGGCGTGTTCGCCCGGCACAACGCCATTTCCACCCCGGCCCTGCTGCCGGACGGCTCAGTGGCTGAGAAGTCCATCTCCAAGACGCTCGCCATGCGCGGCGTGATCGTCGACGTGAACGAACTCCGTGCGCCGACCAACGCCGCCTACGCGGTCGTGGAGAAGCGGACCTCCGAAATCGAAGGAGACGACGAATGA
- a CDS encoding polyprenyl synthetase family protein produces the protein MSVVGESPLDEQLSMLLETFEEQLVTAAVADSPFVTEAARHLVAAGGKRFRPLLVFLASRFGAGATEGDLMRAAMVMELTHVASLYHDDVMDDADLRRGAPSSNRLWGNSVAILVGDFLFARASTQVAELGVEYVKLQAETFARLVQGQIAETKGPGELEDPLAHYIQVIADKTGSLIAASALFGGMVAGADRQTLDALAAFGEEVGLVFQLSDDLIDITSETTGKTPGTDLREGVPTLPVLMLRAENNPADAELLALIDGDLASDEALARALEGLSAHPVMQRAKAEVERRAEIARGHLDPLPDGEAKDALLRVCADLVDRTN, from the coding sequence TTGAGTGTCGTGGGCGAGTCCCCACTCGATGAGCAGCTGAGCATGCTGCTCGAGACGTTCGAGGAGCAGTTGGTCACCGCAGCGGTGGCCGACTCCCCGTTCGTCACTGAGGCGGCGCGCCATCTGGTCGCGGCCGGGGGGAAGCGTTTCCGTCCGCTGTTGGTATTCCTGGCGTCGCGCTTCGGCGCGGGTGCCACCGAGGGCGACCTGATGCGGGCGGCCATGGTGATGGAGCTCACCCACGTGGCCAGCCTGTACCACGACGACGTCATGGACGACGCCGACCTGCGCCGCGGCGCCCCGTCGTCGAACCGACTATGGGGAAACTCGGTGGCCATCCTCGTCGGCGACTTCCTGTTCGCCAGGGCATCGACACAGGTGGCCGAGCTGGGCGTCGAGTACGTCAAGCTTCAGGCCGAGACCTTCGCACGCCTCGTGCAGGGTCAGATCGCGGAAACCAAGGGGCCCGGTGAGTTGGAGGATCCCCTGGCGCACTACATCCAGGTGATCGCCGACAAGACCGGCTCGCTCATCGCCGCCTCGGCGCTGTTCGGTGGAATGGTGGCCGGTGCCGATCGGCAGACGCTCGATGCGCTGGCGGCCTTCGGGGAGGAGGTCGGGCTGGTGTTCCAGTTGAGCGACGACCTCATCGACATCACCTCCGAGACCACCGGTAAGACTCCCGGGACCGATCTCCGCGAAGGCGTCCCGACCCTACCGGTGCTGATGCTTCGGGCCGAGAACAACCCTGCCGATGCGGAGCTGCTGGCGCTGATCGACGGCGACCTCGCTTCCGATGAGGCGCTTGCGAGGGCGCTGGAGGGGCTCAGCGCCCATCCGGTGATGCAGCGGGCGAAGGCCGAGGTCGAACGTCGCGCCGAGATCGCCCGCGGCCACCTCGACCCCTTGCCCGACGGCGAGGCCAAGGACGCCCTGCTGCGCGTGTGTGCCGACCTGGTGGACCGGACCAACTGA
- the nuoK gene encoding NADH-quinone oxidoreductase subunit NuoK yields MSPEGYLILSAILFTVGVAGFLLRRNAIIAFMSIELMLNATNLAFVSFSRYHGNLDGLIAAFFVMVVAAAEVVVGLAIIVAVYRARRSASVDDVNLMKF; encoded by the coding sequence ATGAGCCCCGAGGGGTACCTGATCCTGTCGGCGATCCTGTTCACCGTGGGCGTGGCGGGCTTCCTGTTGCGACGCAACGCGATCATCGCCTTCATGAGCATCGAGCTGATGCTCAACGCCACGAACCTGGCCTTCGTCTCGTTCTCCCGCTACCACGGCAACCTCGACGGTCTGATCGCGGCGTTCTTCGTGATGGTGGTGGCGGCAGCCGAGGTCGTGGTCGGCCTGGCGATCATCGTCGCTGTGTACCGCGCCCGCCGCTCGGCCTCGGTCGACGACGTCAACCTGATGAAGTTCTAA